Within Ipomoea triloba cultivar NCNSP0323 chromosome 9, ASM357664v1, the genomic segment GTACCCCTGAAATGTGTCCATTTTCCGTCCTTTGGGTTGTTCTTGAGGTTAGTAACGGCCGTCCATTAACATGGGTTTGGGAGTTAGTTTGGTATCTCTTTTGGGATATTCTGTTCCCTATGTCTTTTTTGTCCTTCTAGTGTTATGTATTTGGATGCCGTTTGTCTGCCATTAAAGGTAGGAAGGAGAGATGGTGGTACAACTTACAAAGAAAACTATTATGCCCCTTCATAATCTATAACATTCCGCACTGATTGCTGAATTCTTGCTTTTAAACTCCTTGTTCATAGAACCATTTCCTACTCACAAGATTTGATTTGTCAATTTTGCAGACTTTGTTTGCTGTTGTCTGTGGTACactggtattttttttttttttttacttttaatattttgaattccTACGAAAGACAATCAGATAATTCAGATTTGATGCCCTGGTCACCATAAGACTACAGTAAATAAAATCTACTTCTCATTAGGTTTGACACTAAACTAATATATTATCAGAGAACAAATACTCTACTTCATTCAAGTTCTAATTGAAACCTCATCCTAGTAGAAGCTTGAGAACAAGTAGGCATGgaaatgtaaaaaaattaacaaggaaAAATCAACTTAAGCGAAAGCTGATTCCATTAGTATTACTGTATTAGAGATCACGGTAAAAACATGGATAAGTTTAGACACCATTGCAGTATTTTTACTTCTCTTTCTctccataacaaaaaaaaaaacaaccaaatCCATATCCTGGAATATTCATCCTAAATGGGACCAGGTTACTAAATTATGTACTTCACCTACTCAATACTACCATATAGCATTGGAATTATAGTGTATAATATAGAAGATGCTATAGCCTATAGTCATACCTTCAATACTTCCCTCTCCGATTTGTACATGGGATCCCTAGGCGCATCAATGGGAGGCTCTGTCACATTGTAGGATCCATATTCACTTTTGCCACATCTAATATACTACTACAATGAATCATTTGTCAATGAATAAGCACTCAAAAATACTTTGATTGTTAAACCACTAACATGGAATTACAGATATAATAAGTATAATCAAGTCATGAAGTTGGAGTATATGGAACACATATACCTTTTGAGGCATTGGTGCAAGAACCTTGGGAATTGCATACACATCAGTATCCGGTGGAGTAACGTACATCTGCAGACAATAAAACACATTACAATTGCTGAAATTAACATGCTAATTGCTGTCGTATGCTCAAATCAGAGTAAAAAAGCAACGCATTTCCTcattaaagagagagagagagagaaggagacCTACCTCACGGAAATCATACACGTCGTTGTCAGGATCAGGAGGTCTGCGGATGAAGAAATCGCAGTCATGGAGGCTAATCTTATGGAATTCGTCTTCGTTGATTCTGTAATCGACGATTTTCTCAGAGTCCCAACCCTGGGTGGAGACAAAGCTGCTGCTGTAGACCATGGCAATGTCGTCGTCGCCACCGGCGCCGGCGGCTGAGATGGAAAGGCCGAGGGAGGTGTCGTAATCGACATCGAAGTCTTTCTTGTTGTCGGCTTCCTCAGCCTCATCCTCGTCCATATCGTAGTCGTCTGGGTCTCCACCGTCCGCGTCACCGTCGTCAGTCCAGGCCCGAAAGTCGAGCCTCCGACTCGGCCGAGGAATCGGCCTCAAACTCCATGCAATTGGCTTCGTGTAAGTGAGAAGGGAAGTACTACGTTGCAGCGAAGGCGCGGTTATTGAGGAAGGAAGCTTTGGTGGAAGAA encodes:
- the LOC116028516 gene encoding uncharacterized protein LOC116028516; the encoded protein is MNPALILTFLPPKLPSSITAPSLQRSTSLLTYTKPIAWSLRPIPRPSRRLDFRAWTDDGDADGGDPDDYDMDEDEAEEADNKKDFDVDYDTSLGLSISAAGAGGDDDIAMVYSSSFVSTQGWDSEKIVDYRINEDEFHKISLHDCDFFIRRPPDPDNDVYDFREMYVTPPDTDVYAIPKVLAPMPQKYIRCGKSEYGSYNVTEPPIDAPRDPMYKSEREVLKVYLTKHYRNRRLGDPDFVLDFEEIYVIDSKTKSITRAKVVVTVPEGINRDRKNDLLVIHDNGNSFKIIPSEEREDPSLVIQKEEWKNTREDMEKHLRKLRDFSISNWF